Sequence from the Deltaproteobacteria bacterium IMCC39524 genome:
GATTCCCCGACTTTTGTGCCCAGGTTCCTTCTTCAAGGTTGAGCTTAGCTAGAGCATCGCCGGCCCGCTCTTCCCACTTGCCGATCTCGGCAAGGACGGCGTCCTCCAGCTCAATACGATCAAGCTTTTTTGCTGCACTCAATACACCCGCCCAATCCTGACGGGCAAAGAGTTGACGCATCTCCTCTACAGGGTTTTTCTTGCTGAACATCTTCTTTAAAAAACTCATTTATCCTGACCTCTCGATGGATTTTTACCGATGATTGAACTCCTTCAGGAAGAAAGTGTCAACCTTGTAAACCAAAAACAGGAATTAACGCTGCGAAAGGGTTCGAGGGGACATTGGTCACCGGTTCTCTGATAACCGGGCGAATCTGCCTGTGGACCTTGCTCCCAAGCCGCAGATGGTGTATAAGCCGATGATTCAACAACACTTTAATCAGGAATTAACCTTATGAGCGAAGATACCAAAAAAATCATCTACTCGATGATGGGCGTCAACAAGAGCTACAACAGCCAGAAAATCATCAAGGACATTTCCCTTTCCTACTACTACGGCGCCAAAATCGGCGTCCTCGGTCTTAACGGCTCGGGTAAGTCGACCTTGCTCAAGATCATGGCGGGCATCGATAAGGAATACAATGGCGAGACCATCCTCTCCGAGGGGTACAGCGTCGGCTTCCTCGAGCAGGAGCCGTTGGTTGATTGCGACAAGACCGTTCGTGAAGTGGTCGAAGAGGGCGTTCAGGAAACAGTCGATCTGCTCAAAGAGTTTGAAGAAATCAACGCAGCGTTTGCTGACCCTGATGCCGACATGGAAAAACTCTGTGATCGTCAGGCGGTGGTGCAGGACAAACTCGATGCACTCGATGCCTGGGAGCTTGATTCGAAACTTGACCATGCTATGGACGCCCTGCGCTGCCCTCCGGGAGACACCAGGGTGGGTGTCCTCTCCGGCGGTGAAAAGCGACGTGTCGCACTCTGTCGACTCCTGCTGCAAAAACCTGACATCTTGCTTCTTGATGAGCCGACTAACCATCTTGATGCCGAAACTGTCGGCTGGTTGGAGCAGCACCTGCAGCGTTATGAAGGCACCATTATTGCGGTCACCCACGATCGCTACTTTCTCGATAACGTGGCCGGCTGGATTCTTGAACTCGATCGTGGTCACGGCATCCCCTGGAAAGGCAACTACTCCAGCTGGCTGGAGCAGAAGCAGGAGCGCCTGCGTAAGGAAGAGAAAGCTGAAAGCAATCGTCAGAAGACTTTGCAGCGCGAGCTCGAGTGGATTCGCATGAGCCCCAAGGCGCGCCATGCTAAGGGCCAGGCCCGTATCAACTCCTACGAGAAGCTGCTTGGGCAGGACGCTGCAGATCGTGAGAGCGAAATGGAGATCTACATTCCGCCGGGACCACGTCTTGGCAACATCGTTGTCGAAGCGAATGACGTTGCCAAGGGCTATGGTGACAGACTGCTCTATGAGCATCTTAACTTCATGCTACCTCCCGGCGGGATCGTCGGCATCATCGGAGCCAACGGTGCCGGTAAAACCACACTGTTTCGCATGATTACCGGCCAGGAGCAGCCCGATAGCGGCAGTTTCAAGGTCGGTGATACGGTTAAACTCGCTTACGTTGACCAGGACCGCCCGCTTGATGGCGACAAGACGATCTTTGAGGAGATTACCGGTGGCCAGGATCAGATGATGCTTGGCAACAAGCTGGTCAATTCCCGCGGCTATGTTGCCCGCTTCAACTTCTCCGGGGGGGATCAGCAGAAGAAGGTTGGTGTCCTCTCAGGCGGTGAGCGCAACCGCGTACACCTCGCCAAGATCATGCGTGAAGAGTCGAATGTGTTGCTGCTTGACGAACCGACCAATGACCTTGATGTCAATACGCTACGCGCTCTGGAAGAAGCTGTTGAAAACTTTGCCGGTTGCGCTGTTATTATCAGCCACGATCGCTGGTTCCTTGACCGCATCGCCACGCATATCCTTGCCTTTGAAGGAGACTCCCAGGTGGTCTGGTTCGAAGGGAACTATTCCGAGTACGAAGAGGATCGCAAGAAACGCCTCGGCAAAGATGCCGATCAGCCGCACCGGATTCGATATCGCAGCCTTACCCGACAGTAATTCTGAGTTTGTGGAGAGTTGCTGGAACAAGCGTGAGAAGGAAGCCGGCAGTAGGGTTGTGGAGGCTGCTTGAAGGTTAGCTCAAAAGAAGTTTACAAAATGTTTATCCTGCCTTGCAGGAAAGGCCATCAGGGGCGAACCCTGGTGGCCTTTGTTTTGTCGTTACCTGTAGGAAGAAGATGCCGGACATCACCAAGCAGCAAAAGAGGCTTGGCCCCCGGCAATACCATTTACACGTTTGTCCTCTTGGAAAAAAACACAAACAGGAGAGCAAAAGGTCCGACAAGGAAGCCCATCATCGCCCAAAAGTTCTTGTTTGCTCCTCGCTTCCTGGCAATAAGATAAAGGATCCCGGCAAAAAAGAGGGAGGCTGCAATCGTTATCCCCCACAGAAAGACTTGTTCCATATCCAATCCTTAACCATCTACTGAGATTTCACCAGCCTACACTTGAACGGGGGTTTAGGCAAAAGACGTCCCTCGTGACTCTGTGTTTAATGCGGTCGGATCGGGACGTCAATATATTGGGTCGTCGGCTGCACTCCCTTTGGCAAGGAGGCTGGTGCTGGCGTCCCTTTCGGACCGAGATACCTGATAAATCTGTAGATTGCCCGCAGGTCCTGATCCGCAGTCTCGGGCAGCATGACATCAGCCATCACCGACCCCTCACGCATCTTCTTGGCGAGGATCAACCAATCCTTTTCTGACATGTTCCAAACCGCTAGCCGCAGGTTGGTTGGGTAAGTCGTACCGAAATAACCGCGGAACCCCAGGGTACTCCCAACCAACCAGTCTTCTGCCGGGAGGTTAGACCTTCTAACCAGGTAGCCTGGGGTATGACAGTCATTGCAACCCATTATTTCAACCACATAACGGCCACGCTCTACATCGGTCATTTGTTGGCGTAGACTCTCGATGTCAGACAGCGGCTTATCAGGTTCTGCGCAGCCGTAGGCCAGGATGAGCATGACTATAAGCGAGACAATAAGCTTGTAATACATCTAACTTTCCTTAGCTCCTCACTGATGTCAAAATTCCGGGTGTTTTCTATGTCACCTGATAATGAAGATCAGGTCTGCGGAAGCTCTACTGGAAATGATCTGGCGTTTTCATCGACGGCCTGAATATCACTCGCGAATTGAATTTGCGGCGACCAATAAGAAATCGTTTTTCCTCGCACATATCGTGCAAGGCTAAGAAATGGCCCATCCATAGGATAACAGGCCATTTCTTATGATCTCTCTCTTTTTAGTGAGCGCCCTTGGTTCCGACACCTTTTGGCCCAGCTACCGCTGCGGCCTGTTCGCTGTTTTTCTTGAGAATTTCTTCCCGAACCTTGGAAAACTGTTCCGCCATCTGCATAAACGCCTCAAAGGGAAGGGCAAGACGTAAAGAAGGCGACATTGTTACTTGTTTTTTCTCGGCATTAATATTTTCAACCCTTACAAAATCAAGACGGGCGACCCCATCGGCAATGTTCAGGTTCGCGAAACGGTCAACAAAAAAGTCACGCATTTAATGTTCCTTTCTATCGGTTTAGATTTTTATTCAATTCTGCCATACCCTAAAGTTATGCTATCGAATTTCAGTTGTCAATTTCATCTGATTCGGGGTGTGAGCCAGAACGACGGCATTACAAGAAAGACCGCCGGGGATCGAACCCTGGCGGCCATAAATTTGCTTAATAACGAGGAGCCTGAAGCTCGCTGCAATAAGAAGTGAGCTTCCTCTCCTGGGCAGAGCCTAACGAAGAAGACTGTTGGCCTGAAGATTGAGGACCAGGCTTTTAACACCTTCCGTTACGGTTGATCCGTCGAAATATTAATCCAAGCCATCATGCGTGAAACGTGACGCTCGCTTGCGAGCTCTTTTTTACTGTTTTTACCCTGAAATTCAAAACTAGTAATCGCTCTATTTCCCTGATCAGAAATCGATAGTGGCTCTGGATGGGGTTCTTTTCCCGGAACGATTCCCATGCAACCCGATAACGCAACAGACAGTCCAAGGGCAATTAAAAATTTAATTTTCATGTGCATACTCCATTTGAAATCGCATATAAGCATATAGAAAATTAAACAGGTGGTGTAAGTATTCTGTTGTATGAATACCTACCGTGAAATTTCAAAATTATATTCATAAGATCGAGGCCGCGTCTTTCCATACGCCGTATTTGTTTTTTTTGGCAACCCTCTCTAAATGGCTCAGCTCAGGATCGGAGCTATAATAACTGTCCTGCAGGGCATATCCTTTTGAGACCAGGAGTTCTCCCAAGCTCGACCCATCGGACAGAAAAACCTTGCAAACAATTCTACCGACAACATCTGTCGCCCAAAATTCTAAGGTAACTTCCTTTCCAGAAGTCACTTCCAGGAGAAATTCTTTTGCCTGCTCTTTGCAACTGATGGAACCAAACCTTATGTTCGGACTAATGATTTCAGCCAGACGGACAAGCTTTACCTCATCATCAACAAGAACTTTAAGCGTGTAATCATTGACCACCTCCACGACATGTCCCGTAAAAAAATTTGCACAGGCTTGACTGGCGAAAATCAGTATTATGAAAGTCAAACAAATGGAAAGTTTAGATAAGCATTTCATGCCGAGGCCCTTTAACGAGAAAACCTGAAACAGATAAATGATTGGTCCACCGTGTTATGACCAATTCCCAAAATAAAAAAGCTGCCAATACATTTAATGTTTTGGCAGCTCGGCTATCTTCAGCAGGAAAAGATGCAAGACCCGTGGCTTTCCGTCCCTGCCTCACGGCAGGTTTGGCTATTTCTACTCAGCTTGACGAATAGTGGATTAAAGATAACATTTAATCCGCGAACGTAAACCAATTTTAATCAATTGCTGTAGTCTGCGTTTTTTTACCTCATATGGGTGGCCTTGAGTCGACTTGAAGAATTCTTCTCAGCTAAACATTCAGTTCCTGGACAGCTCAATCCACGCCAACATGCGGTTAGTGCGCTGATCGCTTTTCCCTTTGGTGTGATAGTGCTTTTTTGTAAGAGAATGATTCATTATTAAGTGCTTAATCGCTTGTTCCTTGTTTGCAGAGGGTTCATTTATTACTCTCATCCCTCCGGTACAGCCTGCCAATGCGAGGAGAAGTGCCAAATAAAGAAGAGCTTTAACGTTCATTTCCTCAGGCGTTCCTCTTTAAGAATGACAAGACCTTGAACAAAAAGCTGCCAAAGTATCAGATGCTTTGGTTCATCATGGAATTAATTTATAGCATATGCCTCTCAAAAATATCTCATAGACCTTTTAAGGAGTCTGGCCTTTGGATCGAAAGAGATTTCTTTTTTATCCTCGCATTTTCTTGATGCCACTAGATTCACAGAAATGCCAAAAAAACGGGGACAGATCATTGATCTGTCCCCGTTTCTCATCTTCAGGTGTCGCCAGTTATCGTCACTGGCAACTATTTGGTTTGAACTATTGCAGGGTAAACGCTGTGGTCGTCATGACACCATCCCAGGTATAACCTGATGCCGTCACATCGGTGGTCGTTGCCGTATAATTACCAGGCGTCGTACCTCCCTGTCCTTTCCGATTCGGCGCCTGCGTCTGCCAGGTTGCCTCAGCAACACCATTGCTATCGCTTGGCCCGGTCGTTAAGGAGGCTGCCTGCGGACCGCTGATGTCGATATTAACCGTCGCATTGGGAACAGGTAGCCCTGTCGCCTCATCGAGTACGGTAGCGCGAAGGATTACTCCATCACCCACGGAGAAGATCGTTGTGGTCACAAATGTAATGACCTTGGTCTTGCCCTTACCCGTGGTCTCATACCGACCGGTGGCTAAAGTTGCTTCAAGGTTGTTCTGGCCGGGATTATTAGGGATCGCGCAAAGGATATTGCTGAAATCCGACTCACACTCGGCGGTATATGAGGAGACCTTGTAGCAGTATTCCGAGCTATTAGTCAGGCCTGTATCCGTAAAGGAGGTCGCAGCCCCAACATCGGCGACCAATTGCGATTTGCCGGCCTGATCATAGTAAACCTTGTAACCATCGACGCCGGCTTCAGCTGTCCAGTTCAAGCTGACCTGAGCGTTGCCTGGTGTGGCCGACTCAAGTGTCGGTGCCGTCGCGTTACATTGCGGCGGGGCACTCCCCCAGGTTGCAGAAGCCATGACATACGGCTCGGCCATGCCGGTGTTGAGCCAGGCTTCGAGCATGTAGGCGCCTTCATTGGCGAGGAAGCTCCCGGGCTCCAGGGTGTTGGCAAGGTCAAGGAACTGGATGTATTCCCAGCTGGTCGGCTGGTAGAGCAGCTCGATGGTTGCGCTGGTCGCCCCCTGTGGCGGGTTCAGAGCGACGGTATCGAAGTAGTCATAGGTCTTGCCCGGGCCACCATTATACTGGTCAGCGGGAACCGGGAGGGCGTTGCGCAGTCGCGCTGCCTCGTAGTCCATACCGTAGGGTGGGATCCGGTTGTCCT
This genomic interval carries:
- a CDS encoding thermonuclease family protein, encoding MKCLSKLSICLTFIILIFASQACANFFTGHVVEVVNDYTLKVLVDDEVKLVRLAEIISPNIRFGSISCKEQAKEFLLEVTSGKEVTLEFWATDVVGRIVCKVFLSDGSSLGELLVSKGYALQDSYYSSDPELSHLERVAKKNKYGVWKDAASIL
- a CDS encoding cytochrome C encodes the protein MYYKLIVSLIVMLILAYGCAEPDKPLSDIESLRQQMTDVERGRYVVEIMGCNDCHTPGYLVRRSNLPAEDWLVGSTLGFRGYFGTTYPTNLRLAVWNMSEKDWLILAKKMREGSVMADVMLPETADQDLRAIYRFIRYLGPKGTPAPASLPKGVQPTTQYIDVPIRPH
- the ettA gene encoding energy-dependent translational throttle protein EttA, with translation MSEDTKKIIYSMMGVNKSYNSQKIIKDISLSYYYGAKIGVLGLNGSGKSTLLKIMAGIDKEYNGETILSEGYSVGFLEQEPLVDCDKTVREVVEEGVQETVDLLKEFEEINAAFADPDADMEKLCDRQAVVQDKLDALDAWELDSKLDHAMDALRCPPGDTRVGVLSGGEKRRVALCRLLLQKPDILLLDEPTNHLDAETVGWLEQHLQRYEGTIIAVTHDRYFLDNVAGWILELDRGHGIPWKGNYSSWLEQKQERLRKEEKAESNRQKTLQRELEWIRMSPKARHAKGQARINSYEKLLGQDAADRESEMEIYIPPGPRLGNIVVEANDVAKGYGDRLLYEHLNFMLPPGGIVGIIGANGAGKTTLFRMITGQEQPDSGSFKVGDTVKLAYVDQDRPLDGDKTIFEEITGGQDQMMLGNKLVNSRGYVARFNFSGGDQQKKVGVLSGGERNRVHLAKIMREESNVLLLDEPTNDLDVNTLRALEEAVENFAGCAVIISHDRWFLDRIATHILAFEGDSQVVWFEGNYSEYEEDRKKRLGKDADQPHRIRYRSLTRQ